Proteins from a genomic interval of Desulfovibrio piger:
- a CDS encoding BMP family lipoprotein, whose product MKKCFDITRLLCLSVLLSVFCFSSVLAAAAGEAPALRVALLLEDAAPDRGWNDLLRQGLEQARKELGVRTAVVVAPPQGSNGLTQEGIFRAAARQADLVLLSGARLHEILRNNAANFRQTKFGCIDTGIRAANIMCVTFADEQAAFLAGALLSQLHRHGLLPAPRTRAAGDELTLGWLAGEDDPQLKSMLNGFVEGVRLESPGARVINGVAGSYSSPEKGRAKAEELLGLDINALAVLAGRAGLGAVEAAIAQGRPLVGVDKDQQFLAPKLMLTSIVKRADRAVFEIVKATARGAFAGNEIITYDLANGGVDIVSPQVWARHAGVRLPAAIERRLAELRLELTRGGIRLPSLRDRTLCNCR is encoded by the coding sequence ATGAAAAAATGCTTTGATATCACCCGGCTGCTGTGCCTGTCTGTCCTGTTGTCCGTTTTTTGTTTCTCCTCCGTCCTGGCGGCTGCGGCCGGCGAGGCCCCGGCCCTGCGCGTAGCTCTGCTGCTGGAAGATGCGGCCCCCGACCGGGGCTGGAACGATCTGCTGCGCCAGGGGCTGGAGCAGGCCCGGAAGGAGCTGGGCGTCCGCACGGCCGTCGTGGTGGCCCCGCCCCAGGGCAGCAACGGCCTGACGCAGGAGGGCATCTTCCGGGCCGCCGCCCGGCAGGCCGACCTCGTCCTGCTCTCCGGGGCCCGCTTGCACGAGATCTTGCGCAACAATGCCGCCAACTTCCGGCAGACGAAGTTCGGCTGTATCGATACGGGCATCCGCGCCGCCAACATCATGTGCGTGACCTTTGCCGACGAGCAGGCCGCCTTCCTGGCCGGTGCCCTGCTCTCCCAGCTGCACCGGCACGGCCTGCTGCCCGCTCCCCGGACACGCGCCGCCGGTGATGAACTGACCCTGGGCTGGCTGGCCGGGGAAGACGACCCGCAGCTGAAATCCATGCTCAACGGCTTTGTGGAAGGTGTCCGGCTGGAAAGCCCGGGCGCGCGCGTCATCAACGGCGTGGCAGGCAGCTACAGCTCCCCTGAAAAAGGCCGCGCCAAGGCCGAAGAACTGCTGGGGCTGGACATCAATGCCCTGGCCGTGCTGGCCGGGCGTGCGGGACTGGGCGCCGTGGAAGCGGCCATAGCCCAGGGGCGTCCCCTAGTGGGCGTGGACAAGGACCAGCAATTCCTGGCGCCCAAGCTCATGCTGACCAGCATCGTCAAGCGGGCCGACCGCGCCGTGTTCGAGATCGTCAAAGCCACCGCCCGGGGGGCCTTTGCCGGTAACGAGATCATCACCTATGACCTGGCCAACGGCGGCGTGGACATCGTCTCGCCCCAGGTCTGGGCCCGTCATGCCGGTGTGCGCCTGCCCGCCGCCATCGAACGCCGCCTTGCCGAACTGCGCCTGGAGCTGACGCGCGGCGGCATCCGCCTGCCCTCCCTGCGCGACAGGACGCTCTGCAACTGCCGCTAG
- the hydG gene encoding [FeFe] hydrogenase H-cluster radical SAM maturase HydG has protein sequence MSAYELPAWLDTRFIENALSRTAAPDKAELRDILDKSLALKSLTIQEATALMRVTDPEDVALMMKTADAVKQKVYGDRIVLTAPLHISNHCGSECLYCANRKSNTLIQRKYMTSPEMREAAGKLIRQGHKRIVLVSGQLPNADVEYLAEAISIMYTVFDGHGEVRRVNVNVGPLNADQYSVLLDADVGTVLIYQDTYHPDYYKAAHVAGPKSHYEKRLNAPEVALGAGVRDVGLGLLLGLAPWQFDVLATMLHAAHLNRLFGAGGHTISMFRLRPAPGSLFVPPHPLSDDEFLRCVAIMRLAVPHAGVVVTTREPSGLWRDACSSGVSQVFTGSVGSAYETWSEKPGPDGIPFPLGEDTHLDEVVRFLMEEAEHLPSFCTACPRLGRSGADFMSMVRECGMRSQCSPNSIASFEEFLLNYATPFTREAGERLIARKLPQMSDVERGAAERLLQKVKSGRMDEFI, from the coding sequence ATGTCTGCATACGAGCTGCCTGCATGGCTTGACACCCGGTTCATCGAAAACGCGCTCAGTCGTACGGCTGCACCGGACAAGGCGGAGCTTCGGGATATTCTGGACAAATCTCTGGCTCTGAAGTCACTGACCATTCAGGAAGCGACGGCTCTCATGCGGGTGACGGATCCCGAAGACGTTGCCCTGATGATGAAAACGGCGGATGCGGTCAAGCAGAAGGTCTATGGTGACCGTATCGTGCTGACCGCTCCGCTGCACATCTCGAACCATTGCGGCAGTGAATGCCTTTATTGCGCCAATCGCAAGAGCAATACGCTCATCCAGCGCAAGTACATGACCTCGCCCGAGATGCGCGAGGCCGCCGGCAAGCTGATCCGTCAGGGCCACAAGCGCATCGTGCTGGTCTCCGGCCAGCTGCCCAATGCCGATGTGGAATACCTGGCCGAAGCCATCAGCATCATGTACACCGTGTTCGACGGTCACGGCGAAGTCCGCCGCGTCAACGTCAACGTGGGGCCGCTGAATGCCGACCAGTACAGCGTGCTGCTGGATGCTGACGTGGGCACCGTCCTGATCTATCAGGATACCTACCATCCCGATTACTACAAGGCCGCCCATGTGGCCGGGCCCAAGAGCCATTACGAAAAGCGCCTCAACGCGCCTGAAGTGGCCCTGGGCGCCGGTGTGCGCGATGTGGGTCTTGGCCTGCTGCTGGGCCTTGCGCCCTGGCAGTTCGATGTGCTGGCCACCATGCTGCATGCGGCCCATCTCAACCGCCTGTTCGGTGCCGGCGGCCACACCATCAGCATGTTCCGTCTGCGTCCTGCGCCGGGCAGCCTGTTCGTGCCCCCGCATCCGCTTTCGGATGACGAATTCCTGCGCTGCGTGGCCATCATGCGTCTGGCCGTGCCCCATGCGGGCGTCGTCGTCACCACGCGTGAGCCTTCCGGCCTGTGGCGTGACGCCTGTAGCAGCGGTGTCTCCCAGGTGTTCACGGGCAGCGTGGGCAGCGCTTACGAGACCTGGAGCGAAAAGCCCGGTCCCGACGGCATCCCCTTCCCGCTGGGCGAAGACACCCATCTGGACGAAGTGGTACGCTTCCTTATGGAAGAGGCCGAGCACCTGCCCTCGTTCTGTACCGCCTGTCCCCGTCTGGGCCGCAGCGGTGCGGACTTCATGAGCATGGTGCGCGAGTGCGGCATGCGCAGCCAGTGCAGCCCCAACTCCATCGCCTCTTTTGAAGAGTTCCTGCTCAACTACGCGACGCCCTTTACCCGCGAAGCGGGTGAACGCCTGATCGCCCGCAAGCTCCCGCAGATGAGCGATGTGGAGCGCGGCGCGGCAGAACGCCTGTTGCAGAAGGTCAAGTCGGGCCGCATGGACGAATTCATCTAA
- a CDS encoding iron-containing alcohol dehydrogenase has protein sequence MSTDVKSMHMGQITSFFIPTVTLVGQNCSTQIPDRLKSLGGKKPLIVTDQGIVAVGILKQITDILDAAGMQYAVYDKTVPNPTDKNVAEATEAYKSNGCDSLITLGGGSSHDCGKGVGFVVGNGGTIHDYEGVDKSSKPFPPYVAVNTTAGTASEMTRFCIITDTSRKVKMAIVDWRCTPSVAIDDPVLMMGMPPSLTAATGMDALTHAVEAYVSTAATPMTDACAEKAMEYINRYLRRAVANGKDMEAREGMCYAQYLAGMAFNNASLGHVHAMAHQLGGFYDLPHGECNAILLPHVCEYNLISSRRRFGRIAKLLGERVDGLSPTDASQAAIKAIRILSKDVGIPEGLIALGKKYGKEVKEEDIPTMTANAQKDACGLTNPRMMSDAAVAAIYKAAL, from the coding sequence ATGAGCACGGATGTCAAGAGCATGCATATGGGCCAAATCACGTCCTTCTTCATCCCCACCGTGACTCTGGTCGGCCAGAACTGCTCCACCCAGATTCCCGATCGCCTGAAGAGCCTCGGCGGCAAGAAGCCGCTGATCGTCACCGACCAGGGCATCGTGGCCGTGGGCATCCTGAAGCAGATCACCGATATCCTTGACGCCGCCGGCATGCAGTATGCCGTGTACGACAAGACCGTGCCCAACCCCACGGATAAAAACGTTGCGGAAGCCACCGAAGCTTACAAGAGCAACGGTTGCGACAGCCTGATCACCCTGGGCGGCGGTTCTTCGCATGACTGCGGCAAGGGCGTCGGCTTCGTGGTCGGCAACGGCGGCACGATCCACGACTACGAAGGCGTGGACAAATCCAGCAAGCCCTTCCCGCCCTATGTGGCCGTGAACACCACCGCTGGTACCGCCTCTGAAATGACCCGTTTCTGCATCATCACCGACACCTCCCGCAAGGTGAAGATGGCCATCGTCGACTGGCGCTGCACCCCCAGCGTCGCCATCGACGACCCGGTCCTGATGATGGGCATGCCTCCGTCCCTGACCGCCGCTACCGGTATGGACGCCCTGACCCACGCCGTGGAAGCCTATGTTTCCACCGCTGCCACTCCCATGACCGACGCCTGTGCCGAAAAGGCCATGGAATACATCAACCGCTACCTGCGCCGCGCCGTTGCCAACGGCAAGGATATGGAAGCCCGCGAAGGCATGTGCTACGCCCAGTACCTGGCCGGTATGGCGTTCAACAACGCCAGCCTGGGTCACGTGCACGCCATGGCTCACCAGCTGGGCGGCTTCTATGACCTGCCGCACGGCGAATGCAACGCCATCCTGCTGCCCCATGTGTGCGAGTACAACCTGATCTCCAGCCGCCGTCGCTTTGGCCGCATCGCCAAACTGCTGGGCGAACGCGTGGACGGCCTGAGCCCGACCGACGCTTCGCAGGCTGCCATCAAGGCCATCCGCATCCTGTCCAAGGACGTGGGTATCCCGGAAGGCCTGATCGCCCTGGGCAAGAAGTACGGCAAGGAAGTGAAGGAAGAGGACATCCCCACCATGACCGCCAACGCCCAGAAGGACGCCTGCGGTCTGACCAACCCGCGCATGATGAGCGACGCCGCTGTGGCCGCCATCTACAAGGCCGCCCTGTAG
- a CDS encoding P1 family peptidase, which yields MSNTTLTAIDGLLAGHSTDDRNHTGCTAILCPQGFTPGIAVPGFAPGCRETELMRPESQVDTVHGLLLAGGSAFGLAAADGVMRFLREQGHGFAMPHGVIPIVPGAVIYDLDMNARPGVLPDADMGYAAARAASAAPLAEGAVGAACGARCGRLFCLCQDAAGKPLDLSDKSGLGSLCLEREGIRVAALVVLNALGNVYDARGNFLAGGRFPDGTPVPHAQALDTLAGQVPAGNTVLTVVATNVPLDKTQCSRLARMAATGLARHIIPAHMLFDGDIVFTLASKQPLPEGHGPWNELLLGALAADAVAGAVCRAARPGMFA from the coding sequence ATGAGCAATACCACCCTGACCGCCATCGACGGCCTGCTGGCAGGCCACTCCACGGACGACCGGAACCATACCGGCTGCACCGCTATCCTTTGCCCGCAGGGCTTCACGCCAGGCATCGCCGTGCCCGGATTCGCCCCGGGCTGCCGCGAGACCGAACTCATGCGGCCCGAATCACAGGTGGATACAGTGCACGGCCTGCTGCTGGCCGGAGGCAGCGCCTTCGGACTGGCCGCTGCTGACGGCGTCATGCGCTTTTTACGCGAACAGGGACACGGATTCGCCATGCCGCACGGTGTCATCCCCATCGTCCCGGGGGCCGTCATCTACGATCTGGACATGAATGCCCGGCCCGGCGTGCTGCCCGATGCGGACATGGGCTATGCCGCGGCCCGGGCGGCCTCGGCGGCACCGCTGGCCGAAGGCGCTGTGGGGGCAGCCTGCGGGGCCCGCTGCGGCCGCCTGTTCTGCCTTTGCCAGGATGCCGCGGGCAAACCGCTGGATCTTTCGGACAAGAGCGGTCTGGGCAGCCTGTGCCTGGAACGGGAGGGCATACGGGTGGCGGCCCTGGTGGTCCTCAATGCGCTGGGCAATGTCTACGATGCCCGGGGGAACTTCCTGGCCGGCGGGCGCTTCCCTGACGGCACGCCTGTGCCCCATGCGCAGGCTTTGGACACTCTGGCCGGACAGGTCCCTGCCGGCAATACCGTGCTCACCGTAGTGGCGACCAACGTCCCCCTGGACAAGACCCAGTGCAGCCGTCTGGCCCGCATGGCCGCCACCGGCCTGGCCCGGCATATCATCCCCGCACACATGCTCTTCGACGGGGATATCGTGTTCACGCTGGCCAGCAAGCAGCCCCTGCCCGAAGGGCACGGCCCCTGGAATGAACTCCTGCTGGGGGCCCTGGCCGCTGACGCCGTGGCCGGGGCCGTCTGCCGTGCCGCCCGGCCGGGGATGTTCGCGTGA
- the pdxT gene encoding pyridoxal 5'-phosphate synthase glutaminase subunit PdxT — MARIGVLALQGAFREHAAALRRLGADVCEVRQLKDMEGLEGMVIPGGESTTIGKLLVEWDMLEPLRRRILDGMPVYGSCAGLILLCKEIEGSGQPRLGVLDATVRRNAFGRQVDSFETDLHIDGLAGEPLRAVFIRAPLICRVGEGVRVLARLDADRGERIVAVRQGNVLATSFHPELTPDLRLHQYFLDMLA; from the coding sequence ATGGCCCGCATCGGAGTCCTGGCCCTGCAGGGGGCCTTCCGCGAACATGCCGCAGCGCTGCGCCGTCTGGGCGCCGATGTCTGCGAAGTGCGCCAGCTCAAGGACATGGAAGGCCTTGAGGGCATGGTCATCCCCGGCGGCGAAAGCACCACCATCGGCAAGCTGCTGGTGGAATGGGACATGCTGGAGCCGCTGCGCCGGCGCATCCTGGACGGCATGCCCGTCTACGGCAGCTGCGCGGGCCTGATCCTGCTCTGCAAGGAGATCGAAGGCTCTGGCCAGCCCCGTCTGGGCGTGCTGGACGCCACCGTGCGCCGCAATGCCTTCGGCCGTCAGGTGGACAGCTTCGAGACCGACCTGCACATCGACGGCCTGGCCGGTGAGCCCCTGCGGGCCGTGTTCATCCGCGCCCCGCTCATCTGCCGCGTGGGCGAAGGCGTGCGGGTGCTGGCCCGTCTGGATGCCGACCGCGGCGAGCGCATCGTGGCCGTGCGTCAGGGCAATGTGCTGGCTACGTCCTTCCACCCCGAACTGACCCCGGACCTGCGCCTGCACCAGTACTTCCTGGACATGCTGGCCTGA
- the pdxS gene encoding pyridoxal 5'-phosphate synthase lyase subunit PdxS: protein MEQGTIRLKTGLAEMLKGGVIMDVTTPEQAKIAEEAGACAVMALERVPADIRAAGGIARMADPTIVKRIMEVVSIPVMAKARIGHFVEARILEALGVDYIDESEVLTPADDRYHIDKRDFTVPFVCGCRNLGEALRRIAEGAAMIRTKGEPGTGNVVEAVRHCRQVMDEIRVLCSLPEAEVANFAKENGAPLEVCMAVRKEGRLPVVNFAAGGIATPADAAMMMHLGCDGVFVGSGIFKSGDPAKRARAIVQAVTNYKDYALLAEISRDLGEPMVGIDISTIPPAERMQERGW, encoded by the coding sequence ATGGAACAGGGCACCATTCGCCTGAAGACCGGTCTTGCAGAAATGCTCAAGGGTGGCGTCATCATGGACGTGACCACCCCCGAACAGGCGAAGATCGCCGAAGAAGCCGGCGCCTGCGCCGTCATGGCTCTTGAACGCGTCCCGGCCGACATCCGCGCCGCCGGCGGCATCGCCCGCATGGCTGACCCCACCATCGTCAAGCGCATCATGGAAGTGGTGAGCATCCCCGTCATGGCCAAGGCCCGCATCGGCCATTTCGTGGAAGCCCGCATCCTTGAGGCTCTGGGCGTGGACTACATCGACGAGAGCGAAGTGCTGACCCCCGCCGATGACCGTTATCATATCGACAAGCGCGACTTCACCGTGCCCTTCGTCTGCGGCTGCCGCAACCTGGGCGAAGCCCTGCGCCGCATCGCCGAAGGCGCGGCCATGATCCGCACCAAGGGCGAACCCGGCACCGGCAACGTGGTGGAAGCCGTGCGCCATTGCCGCCAGGTCATGGACGAGATCCGTGTGCTCTGCTCCCTGCCCGAAGCCGAAGTGGCCAACTTTGCCAAGGAAAACGGCGCTCCCCTGGAAGTCTGCATGGCCGTGCGCAAGGAAGGCCGCCTGCCTGTGGTGAACTTTGCCGCCGGCGGCATCGCCACCCCCGCTGACGCCGCCATGATGATGCACCTGGGCTGCGACGGCGTGTTCGTGGGCTCCGGCATCTTCAAGTCCGGCGACCCGGCCAAGCGTGCCCGCGCCATCGTGCAGGCCGTGACCAACTACAAGGACTACGCCCTGCTGGCCGAGATCTCCCGCGACCTGGGCGAACCCATGGTGGGCATCGACATCTCCACCATCCCGCCGGCCGAACGCATGCAGGAGCGGGGCTGGTAG
- a CDS encoding Na+/H+ antiporter NhaC family protein, whose protein sequence is MSEEKRLDMYGGILGGTVPLAVLIIGLVWLCLAERGGTQPFWACAWLALVIGLFFARKKEDYCLAAMRGIGDENGIVIITAWLFAGVFGQLMAAGGLVDGLLWMGMSTGAQGSIFVGLVFFASMLFALGTGTSTGTCIALTPVLYPAGYFLGADPAMLGLAILSGAAFGDNLSPIADTTIVSAYTQGATMKEVVRSRFPLSMSAAVMAMVIFLIFGNADQAAALPDIQKDFDPAGVLMLIALVVVVGSAMMGRHIIESLVYGNVCAAVIAVLTGHIKPTQIFGIPAQAGQSTGYIENGILSVVGPIIFAILILAVTQIMVECGIMKRILDFAHKSLVSTVRQAELFIVGVTVLASIPISANAPAELLVGPSIVRPMGERFNLSAARRANLMDCAVSTVFYILPWHIAVATWYGALYSAAQSYNIPAPALSTALYNPYSWTLLAVLLFSAITGWNRKLDIPAATNNA, encoded by the coding sequence ATGTCTGAAGAAAAAAGACTCGATATGTATGGCGGTATCCTGGGCGGTACCGTACCCCTGGCTGTACTCATCATCGGCCTTGTCTGGCTTTGTCTTGCGGAACGCGGCGGCACCCAGCCGTTCTGGGCCTGCGCCTGGCTGGCCCTCGTCATCGGCTTGTTCTTTGCCCGCAAAAAGGAAGATTACTGTCTTGCCGCCATGCGCGGCATCGGCGATGAAAACGGCATCGTCATCATTACGGCCTGGCTGTTCGCCGGCGTGTTCGGTCAGCTCATGGCTGCCGGCGGTCTGGTGGACGGTCTGCTCTGGATGGGCATGAGCACCGGCGCCCAGGGCAGTATTTTTGTGGGCCTCGTCTTCTTCGCTTCCATGCTGTTCGCTCTGGGGACAGGCACCTCCACCGGTACCTGCATCGCTCTGACACCTGTGCTCTACCCTGCCGGCTATTTCCTGGGTGCCGACCCGGCCATGCTCGGTCTGGCCATCCTTTCCGGTGCGGCCTTTGGCGACAACCTTTCCCCCATTGCTGATACGACCATCGTTTCCGCCTATACCCAGGGCGCGACCATGAAAGAGGTCGTCCGCAGCCGTTTCCCGCTTTCCATGTCCGCAGCCGTCATGGCCATGGTCATCTTCCTGATCTTCGGTAACGCGGACCAGGCTGCGGCCCTGCCTGATATCCAGAAAGATTTCGATCCCGCCGGCGTGCTGATGCTCATCGCCCTGGTGGTGGTCGTCGGCTCCGCCATGATGGGCCGCCACATCATCGAATCCCTGGTCTACGGCAATGTTTGCGCGGCTGTCATCGCTGTGCTTACCGGCCATATCAAGCCGACGCAAATCTTCGGTATCCCTGCCCAGGCCGGTCAGTCCACCGGCTATATTGAAAACGGTATCCTTAGCGTGGTGGGCCCCATCATCTTCGCCATCCTGATCCTTGCCGTGACCCAGATCATGGTGGAATGCGGCATCATGAAGCGCATCCTCGACTTTGCCCACAAGTCCCTGGTCAGCACGGTACGCCAGGCCGAGCTCTTCATCGTGGGCGTCACGGTGCTGGCTTCCATCCCGATCTCGGCCAATGCTCCTGCCGAGCTGCTGGTGGGTCCCTCCATCGTCCGCCCCATGGGCGAACGCTTCAACCTGAGCGCTGCCCGCCGGGCCAACCTCATGGACTGCGCCGTAAGCACCGTCTTTTACATCCTGCCCTGGCATATCGCGGTGGCGACCTGGTACGGAGCCCTGTATAGTGCTGCCCAGAGCTACAACATCCCGGCCCCGGCTCTGAGCACGGCCCTGTACAACCCCTATTCCTGGACCCTGCTCGCGGTGCTGCTGTTCTCCGCCATCACGGGCTGGAACCGCAAGCTGGACATTCCGGCTGCGACGAACAACGCCTAG
- a CDS encoding D-cysteine desulfhydrase: protein MNLAQFPRRGYVTTPTPIEYCPNFSKALGADIDVYIKRDDMLPGTAGGNKTRKLDFCIADALQKGCDTVITCGAVQSNHCRLTLSWAVHEGMDCHLVLEERVKGSYNPEASGNNFLFQLLGVKSITVVPGGSNMMEAMEKVAAKLTAEGRKPYIVPGGASTPLGALGYVGCMEEIMHQMFEMGLNFDHMVVPSGSAGTHAGIIAGMIGNNINIPVTGIGVNRPKPVQENAVHTLANQTLDLLGVEARVPAEKVVAFDDYVGPGYSLPTDAMVEAVKMLAETEGILLDPVYSGKAMSGLIDLARKGYFAKGSKVLFLHTGGSPALYAYLPCFR from the coding sequence ATGAATCTTGCCCAGTTCCCCCGTCGCGGCTATGTCACCACTCCCACCCCCATCGAGTACTGCCCCAACTTCTCCAAGGCTCTGGGAGCGGACATCGACGTCTACATCAAGCGTGACGACATGCTCCCCGGTACCGCCGGCGGCAACAAGACCCGTAAGCTGGACTTCTGCATCGCCGATGCCCTGCAGAAAGGCTGCGATACGGTCATCACCTGCGGCGCCGTGCAGTCCAACCACTGCCGCCTGACTCTTTCCTGGGCTGTCCATGAAGGTATGGACTGCCATCTGGTGCTGGAAGAACGCGTGAAAGGCAGCTACAATCCCGAAGCCTCCGGCAACAACTTCCTGTTCCAGCTGCTGGGCGTCAAGAGCATCACCGTGGTGCCCGGCGGCAGCAACATGATGGAAGCCATGGAAAAAGTGGCTGCCAAGCTGACGGCCGAAGGCAGAAAGCCCTACATCGTCCCCGGCGGCGCTTCCACGCCTCTGGGTGCCCTGGGCTATGTGGGTTGCATGGAAGAAATCATGCACCAGATGTTCGAGATGGGCCTCAACTTTGACCATATGGTCGTGCCCAGCGGTAGCGCCGGTACCCATGCCGGGATCATCGCCGGCATGATCGGCAACAACATCAACATTCCTGTCACCGGCATCGGCGTCAACCGTCCCAAGCCCGTGCAGGAAAATGCCGTGCATACCCTGGCCAACCAGACCCTGGATCTGCTGGGCGTGGAAGCCCGCGTGCCCGCCGAAAAGGTCGTGGCTTTTGACGACTATGTGGGCCCCGGCTACTCCCTGCCCACGGACGCCATGGTCGAAGCCGTCAAGATGCTGGCCGAGACCGAAGGCATCCTGCTTGACCCCGTGTACTCCGGCAAGGCCATGTCCGGCCTGATCGATCTGGCGCGCAAGGGCTACTTCGCCAAGGGGTCCAAGGTGCTGTTCCTGCACACCGGCGGTTCTCCGGCTCTGTACGCCTACCTGCCCTGCTTCCGCTAA
- a CDS encoding RidA family protein produces the protein MKNIIHTSKAPAAIGPYSQGNRAGDTVYLSGQLGIDPATGKLAEGGVGAQARQSLKNIQALLAEVGATEKNVVKTTVFLTSMADFKEVNEAYAAVFNADCPARSCVAVKELPLNGLVEIEAIVVL, from the coding sequence ATGAAAAACATCATCCACACCAGCAAGGCGCCCGCGGCCATCGGTCCCTACTCCCAGGGCAACCGTGCCGGAGACACCGTCTACCTTTCCGGCCAGCTGGGCATCGATCCCGCAACCGGCAAACTGGCTGAAGGCGGCGTAGGCGCCCAGGCCCGCCAGTCCCTGAAGAATATCCAGGCGCTGCTGGCTGAAGTGGGAGCCACGGAAAAGAACGTCGTCAAAACTACCGTGTTCCTGACCAGCATGGCCGACTTCAAGGAAGTCAACGAAGCCTACGCGGCTGTTTTCAATGCGGACTGCCCCGCCCGTTCCTGCGTGGCCGTCAAGGAACTGCCCCTCAACGGGCTTGTGGAAATCGAAGCTATCGTCGTCCTGTAG
- a CDS encoding GntR family transcriptional regulator produces the protein MVFKKQTYSTVVADYIKRQIQQGELLPGQAIKEVALAEHLGISRAPVREALESLVQEGLVTSEPQKGKRVRLMSPEEIRNSYSVGGILEATGVADSLPAWSDAEVDELERVLKDMHKSSQSSGGQLGLTELDDIFHDRLLMHCHNPYLVDLARHSCSTISKYLMYRQWTAFYSFNELYERHVMLVEAMRSRDRMAVWKKIREHYEELGAYMAELMEKSDWTQE, from the coding sequence ATGGTATTCAAAAAACAGACGTACTCCACAGTGGTCGCGGATTACATCAAACGGCAGATCCAGCAGGGAGAGCTGCTGCCTGGGCAGGCTATCAAGGAAGTGGCGCTTGCCGAACATCTGGGGATCAGCCGGGCTCCCGTCCGTGAGGCTCTGGAGAGCCTGGTACAGGAAGGTCTAGTGACCTCGGAACCGCAAAAGGGCAAGCGGGTCCGCCTGATGTCGCCGGAGGAGATCCGGAACAGCTACAGTGTCGGGGGGATACTGGAAGCCACAGGCGTGGCCGACAGTCTGCCCGCCTGGAGCGATGCGGAAGTGGATGAGCTGGAGCGCGTCCTCAAGGACATGCACAAAAGCAGTCAGTCCTCCGGGGGGCAACTGGGTCTGACCGAGCTGGACGACATCTTTCACGACAGGCTGCTCATGCATTGTCACAATCCCTATCTCGTGGATCTGGCACGGCATTCCTGTTCGACCATCTCCAAGTATCTGATGTACCGGCAGTGGACGGCCTTCTACTCATTTAATGAACTCTACGAGCGGCATGTGATGCTGGTAGAGGCCATGCGCAGCAGGGACAGGATGGCAGTCTGGAAAAAGATCCGAGAGCATTATGAGGAACTTGGCGCCTACATGGCCGAACTGATGGAAAAATCGGACTGGACGCAGGAATAG
- the pdxT gene encoding pyridoxal 5'-phosphate synthase glutaminase subunit PdxT: protein MARIGVLALQGAFREHAAALRRLGADVCEVRQLKDMEGLEGMVIPGGESTTIGKLLVEWDMLEPLRRRILDGMPVYGSCAGLILLCKEIEGSDQPRLGVLDATVRRNAFGRQVDSFETDLHIDGLAGEPLRAVFIRAPLISRVGEGVRVLARLDADRGERIVAVRQGNVLATSFHPELTPDLRLHQYFLDMLA from the coding sequence ATGGCCCGCATCGGAGTCCTGGCCCTGCAGGGGGCCTTCCGCGAACATGCCGCAGCGCTGCGCCGTCTGGGCGCCGATGTCTGCGAAGTGCGCCAGCTCAAGGACATGGAAGGCCTTGAGGGCATGGTCATCCCCGGCGGCGAAAGCACCACCATCGGCAAGCTGCTGGTGGAATGGGACATGCTGGAGCCGCTGCGCCGGCGCATCCTGGACGGCATGCCCGTCTACGGCAGCTGCGCGGGCCTGATCCTGCTCTGCAAGGAGATCGAAGGCTCTGACCAGCCGCGTCTGGGCGTGCTGGACGCCACCGTGCGCCGCAATGCCTTCGGCCGTCAGGTGGACAGCTTCGAGACCGACCTGCACATCGACGGTCTGGCCGGTGAGCCCCTGCGGGCCGTGTTCATCCGCGCCCCGCTCATCAGCCGCGTGGGCGAAGGCGTGCGGGTGCTGGCCCGTCTGGATGCCGACCGCGGCGAGCGCATCGTGGCCGTGCGTCAGGGCAATGTGCTGGCTACGTCCTTCCACCCCGAACTGACCCCGGACCTGCGCCTGCACCAGTATTTCCTGGACATGCTGGCCTGA